A single genomic interval of Salinarchaeum sp. IM2453 harbors:
- a CDS encoding DUF5786 family protein, which translates to MGFGSYDESEQENQEIDADFNEDDVETEEAEHNGSVEYEIGASNDELISRLQDIKNNAS; encoded by the coding sequence ATGGGGTTTGGGAGTTACGACGAGTCCGAACAGGAAAATCAGGAAATTGATGCTGATTTTAATGAAGATGATGTGGAAACAGAAGAAGCCGAGCACAATGGATCCGTGGAGTACGAAATTGGAGCCAGCAATGATGAACTCATCAGCCGGCTACAGGATATCAAAAACAACGCAAGCTAG
- a CDS encoding DUF99 family protein, protein MKSGRRALGVAESFTDSDEKSTLAGAVVQANRAVDGFEFGDCTIGGMDSAEAIIGLYESLDREDIRYIFINGIAPAWYNIIDMDQIAEEVDRPVIALSYEESEGLEQPLRKAFSGREFRQRYRRYQGLPERKQTVTDGHVIFYRSAGLSQDETAAVIQAYTGENRRPEPVRVAKLAASAVRRFRR, encoded by the coding sequence ATGAAAAGCGGGAGACGAGCACTCGGTGTCGCAGAATCATTCACTGACTCTGATGAGAAGAGCACATTGGCCGGTGCCGTTGTTCAAGCAAATCGAGCAGTAGATGGGTTCGAGTTTGGTGACTGCACAATTGGAGGCATGGACAGTGCTGAGGCAATAATCGGATTGTACGAGAGCCTTGACCGTGAAGACATCCGATATATATTTATCAATGGGATTGCTCCTGCGTGGTACAATATAATCGACATGGACCAGATCGCTGAGGAAGTCGACCGACCAGTGATTGCGTTATCATACGAAGAAAGTGAAGGTCTGGAGCAACCACTTAGAAAGGCATTCTCTGGTCGTGAATTCAGGCAACGTTATAGACGGTATCAGGGTCTGCCAGAAAGAAAGCAGACAGTAACAGATGGACACGTGATTTTTTATCGAAGTGCTGGACTCAGCCAAGATGAAACAGCAGCAGTAATACAAGCATATACAGGAGAGAATAGACGGCCCGAGCCAGTTCGAGTTGCCAAGCTCGCAGCAAGCGCAGTACGACGCTTTCGCAGGTGA
- a CDS encoding MBL fold metallo-hydrolase: protein MEVYNVTAEAETFTSNVFLVPGETTALVDTGAMDDVTSVISDYVDVVDAVYITHQHSDHIDQLDNIIERFAPTVATFEDHEHQTKTLDDGDHVQLGDDTYEVVHSPGHADDHVALIGPNRIFSGDVVVYNDSAFGDGSFGRTDLPGQSRDQLIHSLETILDRLPDTVRHMHPGHGDSYEGDVRSVIERALRRARRKEPKYSDN, encoded by the coding sequence ATGGAAGTCTATAACGTAACTGCAGAAGCAGAGACGTTCACCAGTAATGTATTCCTCGTACCAGGAGAGACAACCGCGCTTGTCGATACTGGAGCAATGGATGATGTTACATCTGTAATCTCTGATTATGTAGATGTGGTAGACGCTGTCTATATAACTCATCAGCATAGTGATCATATCGATCAACTTGATAACATTATTGAAAGATTCGCCCCGACTGTTGCTACATTTGAGGACCATGAACATCAGACAAAGACGCTAGATGATGGAGATCATGTCCAACTAGGTGACGATACATATGAGGTCGTTCACTCGCCTGGACACGCAGATGATCATGTTGCACTCATTGGGCCAAATAGAATTTTTTCTGGCGACGTCGTTGTTTATAATGACAGCGCGTTTGGCGACGGAAGCTTTGGTCGAACTGATCTTCCAGGCCAATCACGGGATCAACTCATTCATTCTTTGGAGACAATCCTTGATCGGCTTCCAGATACAGTTAGACACATGCATCCAGGACACGGAGATTCCTATGAGGGGGACGTAAGATCTGTTATTGAACGTGCCCTTCGACGAGCACGGAGAAAAGAACCGAAATATTCAGA